In Halobacillus amylolyticus, the following proteins share a genomic window:
- the istB gene encoding IS21-like element helper ATPase IstB, whose protein sequence is MNDLIQEYAKRLKLSWVREHYHEVEAATQEEFLLKLFEKEIEQREERKVNLLLKAATLPELFGKPFDWTEIELGQELNQESLLEGTFIEAKENMIFYGGVGAGKTYLSTIIGLNAIRNQGKRVKFYTVASLVNHLLDAHEKGTTNKLFKQIEKLDLLILDELGYIPLHKQGAELLFQVITLCYEKRSLIITTNLQFGQWNHVFGDPILTEAVVDRLIHHSHLVLFKGDSHRLRESMFNKE, encoded by the coding sequence ATGAACGATTTAATTCAAGAGTATGCGAAGAGACTGAAGCTAAGTTGGGTCCGCGAGCACTATCATGAAGTGGAAGCCGCAACTCAAGAGGAATTTTTGCTTAAGCTCTTCGAGAAAGAAATTGAACAGCGAGAGGAGCGAAAAGTTAACCTTCTATTAAAGGCGGCAACCCTGCCAGAGTTATTTGGCAAACCTTTTGACTGGACAGAGATTGAGTTAGGTCAAGAGTTGAACCAGGAGTCACTTTTAGAGGGAACGTTTATCGAGGCTAAGGAGAATATGATTTTCTATGGAGGGGTTGGAGCCGGAAAGACCTACTTATCAACGATAATTGGGTTGAACGCGATTCGGAATCAGGGAAAGCGTGTAAAGTTCTACACTGTGGCTTCCCTCGTGAATCACCTCTTAGATGCCCATGAAAAAGGAACCACGAATAAACTGTTTAAGCAGATTGAGAAACTAGATTTGCTTATCCTCGATGAACTGGGCTACATTCCTTTGCATAAGCAAGGGGCTGAACTCCTTTTTCAGGTGATTACCTTGTGCTATGAAAAGCGTAGTCTTATCATCACAACCAATCTACAGTTTGGTCAGTGGAATCATGTCTTTGGTGATCCGATCTTAACGGAAGCTGTTGTCGACCGCTTGATCCACCATTCACACCTTGTGCTATTCAAAGGTGACAGTCATAGATTAAGGGAATCCATGTTTAACAAAGAGTAA
- the istA gene encoding IS21 family transposase — protein MLQVTDIKYIRQEVNTKGHSYAEVARRTNTDYRTVQRYADQEEFQPKGQKKKTQPSPVMDPVKNIVDQWLKEDLNKKRKYRRTAKRIWQLLEKEYHFKGSDRTVRSYVSHRKRELLEESDEAAIPLEAKPGEAQIDFGEGPFKKKGEIVDLPYLVLSYPYSNAFYVQVFESQNQDCFLEGMKRFFHHIGSVPRTIRFDNLSPAVKKVLSHGQRDLTEGFEQFALHYGFGYEFCNPGSGNEKGHVEAMVKYARNNFFLPERTIYDVEDLNHVLWQEIEADRHRPHYEKKKEIARLHEEDKNASLVLPAKEYQCIRYETLTADKFGYVKVDTKKYSTSPRFAKQKTLVGITYNRIDILTDDHEVIVRHDRLYYEDAKSMNWQPYLTLMARRPTALKYTTFYDQLPVIWQRYLQDCTKVEKKKALDLLSKILKDHDFKKAEEALQVASEFGHPSSETIHQVYHQIVHGRGYRETLNMKHSVPEMPLASRGMNQYDVFFSQERGHLE, from the coding sequence ATGTTACAAGTGACCGATATTAAGTATATCAGACAAGAAGTAAACACAAAAGGGCATTCCTATGCGGAAGTGGCTAGAAGAACAAACACTGATTATCGAACCGTTCAAAGATATGCGGACCAAGAAGAATTTCAACCTAAAGGGCAAAAGAAAAAGACTCAGCCCTCACCGGTGATGGATCCTGTAAAGAATATCGTAGATCAATGGTTAAAAGAAGATTTGAATAAGAAAAGAAAGTATCGTAGAACTGCCAAACGTATTTGGCAGTTACTAGAGAAGGAATACCATTTTAAAGGTTCTGATCGAACAGTTCGATCCTATGTCTCTCATCGAAAAAGGGAGCTTCTAGAAGAAAGTGATGAGGCAGCTATTCCATTAGAAGCTAAACCAGGAGAAGCACAAATTGACTTTGGGGAGGGACCTTTTAAGAAGAAGGGAGAGATCGTTGATCTTCCATATCTTGTTCTTTCGTATCCGTATAGTAACGCTTTTTATGTTCAGGTCTTTGAATCACAGAACCAAGATTGTTTCCTTGAGGGAATGAAGCGATTCTTTCATCACATCGGCAGTGTGCCAAGAACCATTCGATTTGATAATCTATCACCAGCAGTGAAAAAGGTGTTATCACATGGGCAACGAGATTTGACGGAAGGATTTGAACAATTCGCCCTTCATTATGGTTTCGGTTATGAATTTTGTAATCCAGGTTCCGGAAACGAAAAAGGTCACGTGGAGGCGATGGTGAAATATGCGAGGAATAATTTCTTTCTACCAGAGCGGACCATCTATGACGTCGAGGATCTGAACCATGTGCTATGGCAGGAGATAGAAGCAGACCGTCATCGTCCTCATTATGAAAAGAAAAAAGAGATTGCTAGATTACATGAGGAAGATAAAAACGCGTCACTAGTTCTTCCAGCCAAGGAGTATCAATGCATTCGGTACGAGACCTTGACAGCGGACAAATTTGGTTATGTAAAGGTAGATACGAAAAAGTATTCTACATCTCCAAGGTTCGCTAAACAGAAAACGCTTGTAGGGATTACCTATAATCGAATTGATATTTTAACCGATGATCACGAAGTTATTGTCCGACATGATCGTTTATATTATGAGGATGCCAAATCTATGAATTGGCAACCCTACCTTACTCTGATGGCTAGGCGGCCTACAGCTCTAAAATATACAACATTCTATGATCAACTTCCGGTAATTTGGCAACGTTATTTACAAGATTGTACCAAGGTAGAAAAGAAAAAAGCGCTGGACCTCCTTTCCAAGATCCTGAAGGATCATGATTTTAAGAAGGCAGAAGAAGCTCTTCAAGTCGCATCGGAGTTTGGTCATCCTTCGTCAGAAACGATCCACCAAGTCTATCATCAAATCGTTCATGGGCGAGGGTATCGCGAAACGCTAAACATGAAACATTCGGTTCCAGAAATGCCTCTGGCATCTAGAGGCATGAATCAGTATGATGTCTTCTTTTCACAAGAGAGGGGGCACTTAGAATGA
- the istA gene encoding IS21 family transposase — translation MKWRIRKVNKLETIVEVHQLKKQGFRVAAIARKCNLSRTTVYEYLDKDFEEALEWVEILKTRSRKLDPYQKQILSWLKEHPDLSASQISYWLEERCSFSDVGESTVRTYVRELRDKYHIPKTLTYRTYEEIEELPPGHQLQVDFGEAKVEKAEGKGGKVYVIAFVLSHSRYKYAEWQEHPFTTRDVLRSHENAFEFYGGRTEEIVYDQDKLMTVSENGGDIIFTEEFQAYKQQRGFSVYLCKAADPESKGKVENVVKFLKRNFAKHRLFHNISSWNEQCMRWLEKKGNYQVHNTTKKRPVEVFALEKPHLRKVSTLLSFESNRGSSITRTVHKNNIVKYLSNRYSVPLGTYQPHGDNKVYIRIDQNELIIEKTRGDTPIAIHALSKGKGQLIKNKHHTRDRTRGINAYKDTVKEPFQEESKINLFLEEISKRYPRYVRDQLQIIQKTIKCFPAFIHPALEQCIDQELWSANDFYDVAEHLHRVQIMDTNSVPSQIPDMSPPPAHFKEKARLRDLDSYLDILGGA, via the coding sequence ATGAAGTGGAGGATCAGGAAGGTGAACAAATTAGAAACCATTGTGGAAGTGCATCAATTAAAAAAGCAAGGATTTAGAGTGGCAGCCATTGCCCGGAAATGTAACCTATCTAGAACGACAGTTTATGAATACCTAGATAAAGACTTTGAAGAAGCATTGGAGTGGGTGGAGATTTTGAAAACCAGATCAAGAAAACTGGATCCTTACCAGAAACAAATTCTTTCATGGTTGAAAGAACACCCGGATTTATCAGCCTCTCAAATTTCATACTGGCTGGAAGAACGATGTTCTTTTTCAGACGTAGGGGAAAGCACCGTCCGAACGTATGTGAGGGAATTGAGAGATAAGTATCACATACCAAAAACGTTGACGTATCGAACGTACGAAGAAATAGAGGAATTACCCCCCGGTCACCAATTGCAGGTGGACTTTGGAGAAGCGAAAGTTGAAAAGGCTGAAGGGAAAGGGGGAAAAGTTTATGTCATTGCCTTTGTCCTCTCTCATTCGCGATATAAGTATGCGGAATGGCAGGAACATCCTTTTACTACACGTGATGTGTTGCGTTCTCATGAGAACGCCTTTGAGTTTTATGGAGGAAGAACAGAAGAGATCGTTTATGACCAGGATAAGTTAATGACCGTAAGCGAAAATGGTGGAGATATTATCTTTACAGAAGAGTTCCAAGCGTACAAACAGCAAAGAGGATTTTCCGTTTATCTATGTAAAGCTGCTGATCCAGAATCAAAGGGTAAAGTTGAAAATGTGGTCAAGTTCCTTAAAAGGAATTTTGCGAAGCACCGCCTCTTCCATAATATTAGCTCCTGGAATGAACAATGCATGAGGTGGCTTGAAAAGAAAGGAAACTATCAAGTTCACAATACAACAAAAAAGAGACCTGTCGAAGTGTTTGCCCTGGAAAAGCCACACTTACGAAAAGTCTCTACCCTACTCTCTTTCGAGAGTAACCGTGGTTCAAGTATAACAAGAACGGTCCATAAGAACAATATCGTAAAGTATCTCTCTAATCGTTATTCCGTCCCTTTGGGAACTTATCAGCCTCATGGGGATAACAAGGTCTACATACGAATCGACCAGAACGAGTTGATCATTGAAAAGACACGGGGAGATACTCCGATAGCTATTCACGCCCTTTCCAAAGGGAAAGGGCAACTGATTAAGAATAAGCATCACACCAGAGATCGAACAAGAGGAATTAACGCCTATAAAGACACTGTCAAAGAGCCATTTCAAGAGGAAAGTAAGATTAATCTCTTTCTTGAAGAAATATCGAAACGCTATCCCAGGTATGTCAGGGATCAGCTGCAAATTATACAAAAAACCATCAAATGTTTTCCTGCGTTCATCCATCCAGCCCTGGAGCAATGTATTGACCAGGAGCTATGGAGTGCCAATGACTTTTATGACGTAGCCGAGCACTTGCATAGAGTTCAGATCATGGATACGAATAGCGTACCATCACAAATACCGGATATGTCTCCACCCCCTGCCCATTTTAAAGAGAAAGCAAGGTTAAGAGATTTGGATAGTTATCTGGATATCTTAGGGGGTGCCTGA
- the radA gene encoding DNA repair protein RadA gives MKKKKNVFVCTDCGHQHPKWQGFCNSCQARGSLQEQEIGGTQSGDRYKASKRNTPVKRLSETSSVKSDRLKTNISEFNRVMGDGIVKDSLSIITAEPGAGKSTLLLQVSQDVAKQGYKVLYASGEESESQIKQRAERILGDIEEDIWIYSDTNMNNVLGIIEDIDPDVIIIDSIQTFMLEEFDSRPGSPTQTMECANAILKVAKNPNNPRAAFMVGQMTKDNELAGLRALEHLVDTVLILDGENGEELKQLSASKNRYGSTGEIGFFSMEEDGLRDIKNPSEYFMTQRDEAELVSGSALTVIKEGTRPIIVEVESLVSTTFTPYPARIGECMRRDHLNTLVSILEQRAEIELITKNVVIKTTGGIRLKEQSSNLAVIMSIVSSYKDKGIPNDTVFVADIGLTGELKKVPTIETRIKELERMGFKRVFVARDAVRDTSAFKSINVLPCRTLMDVIQKTFIDELPF, from the coding sequence GTGAAGAAGAAAAAAAATGTTTTTGTTTGTACAGATTGTGGACATCAACATCCAAAGTGGCAAGGCTTTTGTAACTCTTGTCAAGCTAGAGGATCCTTGCAAGAGCAAGAAATTGGTGGAACACAATCGGGTGATAGATATAAAGCCTCAAAAAGAAATACACCTGTTAAAAGGCTTTCAGAAACTAGTTCTGTGAAGAGTGACAGGTTAAAAACAAATATAAGTGAATTCAACAGAGTAATGGGTGATGGAATAGTTAAGGATTCCCTAAGCATTATTACAGCTGAACCTGGTGCAGGTAAATCTACATTGCTACTACAAGTAAGCCAAGATGTAGCAAAGCAAGGTTATAAGGTCCTTTATGCTTCTGGGGAAGAAAGTGAAAGTCAAATTAAACAAAGAGCAGAAAGAATTCTTGGGGATATTGAAGAAGATATTTGGATCTATTCTGATACAAATATGAATAATGTTCTAGGGATTATTGAAGACATTGATCCTGACGTTATTATCATTGATAGTATTCAAACCTTTATGCTTGAGGAGTTTGATTCAAGGCCTGGAAGCCCAACCCAAACTATGGAATGTGCTAATGCAATTTTAAAAGTGGCAAAGAACCCAAACAATCCACGTGCTGCGTTTATGGTAGGTCAAATGACAAAGGACAATGAGTTGGCAGGATTACGTGCTTTAGAGCATTTAGTGGATACAGTACTTATTCTAGATGGTGAAAATGGAGAAGAACTAAAACAGCTATCAGCATCGAAGAATCGATATGGAAGTACTGGTGAGATAGGTTTTTTTAGTATGGAAGAGGATGGTTTAAGGGATATAAAAAACCCTTCTGAGTATTTTATGACTCAAAGAGATGAGGCTGAACTTGTTAGTGGTAGTGCTTTAACAGTTATTAAAGAAGGAACACGGCCCATTATTGTTGAAGTGGAAAGCCTTGTATCAACCACCTTTACTCCTTACCCTGCCAGGATTGGGGAGTGTATGCGCAGGGATCATTTAAACACTCTTGTCTCTATCTTAGAACAAAGAGCTGAAATTGAACTCATAACGAAAAATGTTGTAATCAAGACTACCGGTGGTATTCGTTTGAAAGAACAATCTTCAAATTTGGCTGTAATAATGAGTATTGTTTCCTCCTACAAAGATAAGGGTATTCCCAATGATACTGTTTTTGTGGCTGACATAGGGTTGACGGGTGAACTAAAAAAGGTACCTACCATAGAAACTAGGATAAAAGAACTCGAAAGAATGGGATTTAAGAGAGTTTTTGTTGCCCGTGATGCTGTCCGAGACACTTCCGCATTTAAAAGTATAAATGTACTTCCCTGTCGTACGCTTATGGATGTAATACAAAAGACATTTATAGATGAGTTGCCATTTTAG
- a CDS encoding site-specific integrase: MEDNLTLVGDAGVIHKCNKVEFQQKVLTIVEDEGLLRHFMFIVLRSNSSKSMKVTGYSNYFIKELNSASLDTLKYHAKIVVRFLNYIFFEKSNKYKIKDIKDLTIEYGNHFLRDYGQGVIGNKKKTESTVEKAEQVLNRFYRYIFNEIKGMSYIKERDFLINSNIYSTQQRKFRSKSYAATKSLFTIISSNYIPPQRIKHIPAYILQEILKTCDLHYYRHLKLAICLQAFGGLRRGEVCNVSRNSINYRVYGEKLGWFTVNLKEKVQLRTDGKDVGGIKRKRIQPVHPIFLDLFQDVYIQHMGLINNVKHPYGAVFLNRDGDAMLDSSYSSSFKKIMNLTLERLSKKADFKSSSEAKLLMSGRIGTHILRHFFTQFIAELETTRNPIEVAYWRGDSSLDSAISYYAQNPVIDEKIKFVQEKVFKDIL; this comes from the coding sequence GTGGAAGATAATTTGACGTTAGTTGGGGATGCGGGAGTAATACATAAATGTAATAAAGTTGAGTTTCAACAAAAGGTATTAACTATAGTAGAAGATGAAGGTTTATTACGTCATTTTATGTTTATCGTATTAAGAAGTAATTCAAGTAAGTCAATGAAAGTAACAGGATACAGTAATTATTTTATCAAGGAACTGAACTCGGCAAGTTTGGATACATTAAAATATCACGCTAAGATTGTTGTAAGGTTTTTAAACTATATATTTTTTGAAAAAAGTAACAAGTATAAAATTAAGGATATTAAGGATTTAACAATAGAATATGGAAATCATTTTTTAAGAGATTACGGTCAAGGAGTGATAGGCAACAAAAAGAAGACGGAATCGACTGTAGAGAAAGCAGAACAAGTATTAAACCGATTTTATAGATACATATTTAACGAGATAAAAGGGATGAGTTACATAAAGGAAAGAGACTTTCTAATTAACTCTAATATTTACTCTACCCAACAAAGAAAGTTTAGAAGTAAATCATATGCTGCTACAAAATCTCTGTTCACAATTATATCTTCCAATTATATTCCTCCCCAACGTATTAAACATATCCCTGCTTACATACTACAAGAAATTTTAAAAACTTGTGATCTTCATTACTATCGTCACCTAAAGCTTGCAATATGTTTACAGGCTTTTGGTGGATTGAGGAGAGGGGAAGTCTGCAATGTGTCAAGGAATTCAATTAACTACCGTGTATATGGTGAGAAGTTAGGTTGGTTTACAGTTAATCTAAAAGAAAAAGTTCAGTTAAGAACTGATGGTAAAGATGTCGGCGGAATAAAAAGAAAGCGCATTCAGCCCGTACATCCTATTTTTTTAGATTTATTTCAAGATGTATATATACAGCATATGGGTTTAATCAATAATGTTAAGCATCCTTATGGGGCTGTGTTTCTCAATCGTGATGGTGATGCTATGCTAGATAGCAGTTATTCCAGTTCATTTAAAAAAATTATGAATTTAACCTTAGAACGGCTCAGCAAAAAAGCTGACTTTAAAAGCTCAAGCGAAGCAAAATTGCTTATGTCAGGGAGAATAGGTACACATATACTTAGGCATTTTTTTACCCAATTTATAGCAGAATTAGAGACAACTCGAAACCCTATAGAAGTGGCATACTGGCGAGGAGATAGTTCATTAGATTCAGCTATTAGTTATTATGCTCAAAACCCAGTTATTGATGAAAAGATAAAGTTTGTACAAGAAAAGGTATTTAAAGATATTCTCTAG
- the clpC gene encoding ATP-dependent protease ATP-binding subunit ClpC has translation MMFGRFTERAQKVLALAQEEAVRLGHNNIGTEHILLGLVSEGEGIAAKSLTALSLESSKIQQEVEKLIGKGEKVSQTIHYTPRAKKVIELSMDEARKLGHSYVGTEHILLGLIREGEGVAARVLNNLGVSLNKARQQVLQLLGNNESTGGQNRRGGSGGAQPANANTPTLDSLARDLTAIAKEGNIDPVIGRSKEIERVIQVLSRRTKNNPVLVGEPGVGKTAIAEGLAQQIMNNEIPEILRDKRVMTLDMGTVVAGTKYRGEFEDRLKKVMEEIRQAGNIILFIDELHTLIGAGGAEGAIDASNILKPSLARGELQCIGATTLDEYKKYIEKDAALERRFQPIQVGEPTLEESVQILKGLRDRYEAHHRVSITDESIESAVRFSDRYISDRFLPDKAIDLIDEAASKVRLRSYTAPPNLKELEQKLEEVRKEKDAAVQSQEFEKAASLRDNEQHLRDELDQTKDEWKEKQGQEDSEVTVEDIASIVSTWTGVPVEKMTKDESERLLHLEDTLHNRIIGQEEAVRAISKAIRRARAGLKDPKRPIGSFIFLGPTGVGKTELARALAESMFGEEDAMIRIDMSEYMEKHSTSRLVGSPPGYVGYDEGGQLTEKVRNKPYSVILLDEVEKAHPEVFNILLQVLEDGRLTDSKGRVIDFRNTVLIMTSNVGAQELKRNKYLGFSMDDSGQDYKDMKSKVTDELKKAFRPEFLNRIDETIVFHSLEKKHMKDIVTLMAEHLRKRLLDQEIDFTLTEKAIEHIAEEGFDPEYGARPLRRSIQKNVEDLLSEELLKEKIQKGQKVKIDVNDDKEFTVHVQQEAK, from the coding sequence ATGATGTTTGGACGATTTACTGAACGCGCACAAAAGGTACTTGCTTTAGCACAAGAAGAAGCGGTTCGATTAGGTCATAATAACATTGGAACAGAGCATATTTTATTAGGATTAGTAAGTGAAGGAGAGGGAATTGCTGCTAAATCTTTAACAGCTTTAAGCCTCGAGTCAAGTAAGATTCAGCAAGAAGTGGAAAAATTAATTGGTAAAGGTGAAAAAGTATCACAAACGATACACTATACTCCACGTGCAAAAAAAGTGATCGAATTATCGATGGATGAAGCCCGCAAGCTAGGTCATTCCTATGTGGGTACAGAGCACATTCTGCTTGGCCTTATTCGTGAAGGAGAGGGTGTTGCAGCTCGTGTGTTAAACAATTTAGGTGTCAGCTTAAATAAGGCCCGCCAACAAGTATTACAACTCCTTGGCAATAATGAATCAACTGGCGGTCAGAACCGCCGTGGCGGCAGTGGTGGTGCCCAGCCAGCCAATGCGAATACACCGACTCTTGATTCACTGGCACGTGATTTAACTGCTATTGCTAAAGAAGGCAACATCGATCCAGTGATTGGGCGTAGCAAGGAAATAGAGCGAGTCATCCAAGTGTTAAGTCGTCGTACAAAGAATAACCCGGTCCTTGTCGGGGAGCCTGGTGTAGGTAAAACGGCGATTGCTGAAGGCTTAGCCCAACAAATCATGAACAATGAAATACCAGAGATTTTGCGCGATAAACGAGTCATGACACTGGACATGGGGACCGTTGTGGCAGGCACGAAATACCGTGGAGAATTTGAGGACCGATTGAAAAAGGTAATGGAGGAGATTCGCCAGGCGGGGAATATCATCCTATTCATTGATGAACTCCATACTTTAATTGGTGCAGGTGGTGCGGAAGGAGCGATTGATGCTTCTAATATTCTAAAACCTTCCCTTGCACGCGGTGAACTGCAATGTATTGGTGCCACAACGCTAGACGAATATAAAAAGTATATTGAGAAGGATGCAGCGCTTGAACGCCGTTTCCAACCGATTCAAGTAGGTGAACCAACACTCGAAGAATCTGTTCAAATTTTAAAAGGGCTGCGTGACCGTTATGAAGCTCACCATAGAGTGTCAATTACAGATGAATCTATTGAATCTGCAGTTCGTTTCTCAGATCGTTATATTTCTGACCGCTTCCTTCCGGATAAAGCGATTGACTTAATTGATGAAGCGGCATCAAAAGTTCGCCTTCGCTCTTATACAGCACCGCCAAACTTAAAAGAGCTTGAACAGAAGCTTGAAGAAGTGCGGAAAGAAAAAGATGCAGCCGTGCAAAGTCAAGAATTTGAAAAGGCGGCATCACTAAGAGATAATGAGCAGCATTTACGTGATGAACTCGATCAGACTAAGGATGAATGGAAAGAAAAGCAAGGCCAAGAGGATTCAGAGGTCACTGTTGAGGATATAGCATCCATTGTATCGACATGGACAGGTGTTCCTGTGGAAAAAATGACAAAGGATGAGAGTGAGCGGCTGCTGCATTTAGAGGATACTCTTCATAACCGCATCATTGGTCAGGAAGAAGCAGTTCGAGCGATATCTAAAGCGATTCGTCGTGCTCGCGCGGGTCTAAAAGATCCGAAACGTCCGATTGGCTCATTTATTTTCTTAGGGCCTACAGGTGTAGGTAAAACTGAACTTGCTCGTGCGTTGGCTGAGAGTATGTTTGGTGAAGAAGATGCAATGATTCGTATCGATATGTCCGAATATATGGAGAAGCACAGCACGTCTCGACTTGTAGGTTCACCTCCAGGCTATGTGGGTTATGATGAAGGTGGTCAGCTCACTGAGAAAGTACGGAATAAACCATATTCTGTTATCCTGCTGGACGAAGTTGAGAAGGCCCACCCTGAAGTATTTAACATTCTTCTACAAGTGCTTGAGGACGGCCGCTTAACTGATTCTAAAGGACGTGTTATTGACTTCCGCAATACCGTTCTGATCATGACATCTAACGTTGGTGCGCAAGAACTTAAGAGAAATAAATATCTTGGATTTTCTATGGACGATTCAGGTCAGGACTACAAGGATATGAAGTCTAAAGTCACTGATGAGTTGAAGAAAGCATTTCGTCCAGAGTTCCTAAATAGAATTGATGAAACGATTGTCTTCCACTCTCTAGAGAAGAAGCATATGAAAGATATCGTAACCTTGATGGCAGAACATTTAAGAAAACGATTATTAGATCAAGAGATCGACTTTACTTTAACTGAAAAAGCTATCGAGCATATTGCAGAAGAAGGCTTCGATCCGGAGTACGGGGCAAGACCTTTGCGCCGCTCCATTCAGAAAAACGTTGAGGACCTTTTATCTGAAGAGTTGTTAAAAGAGAAGATTCAAAAAGGCCAAAAGGTTAAAATTGACGTAAATGACGATAAGGAATTTACGGTTCATGTTCAACAAGAAGCAAAATAA
- a CDS encoding protein arginine kinase yields MSLQQFMNEAISPWMKQDGPDSDIVLSSRIRLARNFSSIPFPTISSEDNLEKVLNFFNGEFRNESFRDYKNFEIVKMNDLQPIEKRVLVEKHLISPHLTNNSVHSASLISQNEQVSIMINEEDHIRIQLYFPGFQLDRALEQASQLDDWLEEKIDYAFDEKRGYLTACPTNVGTGMRASVMMHLPALAMTQQINRMTPAINQLGLVVRGIYGEGSEAVGSIFQISNQITLGKSEEDIVEDLHSVVKQLIDQERRARQALMHRSGIQLEDRIFRSYGVLKYGRIIESKEAAKCLSDLRLGIDLGFIDHVPKTILNELMVLTQPGFLQQYAKETLSPSERDIRRASLIRERLQLENKE; encoded by the coding sequence ATGTCATTACAGCAATTCATGAATGAAGCCATTAGTCCATGGATGAAACAAGATGGCCCGGATAGTGATATTGTTTTAAGCAGCCGTATTCGATTAGCGCGTAACTTCTCAAGCATTCCGTTTCCGACGATTTCTTCCGAAGATAATCTGGAAAAAGTATTAAATTTCTTCAATGGAGAATTTCGCAACGAGTCGTTTAGGGATTATAAAAATTTTGAAATAGTTAAAATGAATGATCTGCAGCCGATTGAGAAAAGGGTTCTTGTAGAGAAGCATTTGATTAGTCCGCATTTAACGAACAACTCAGTACACTCTGCTTCTCTAATTTCTCAAAATGAGCAGGTATCGATTATGATTAATGAAGAGGATCATATTCGCATACAGTTATATTTTCCAGGGTTCCAACTTGATAGGGCTTTAGAGCAGGCTTCACAGCTTGATGATTGGCTGGAGGAGAAGATTGATTATGCGTTTGATGAAAAACGCGGTTATCTTACTGCTTGCCCTACAAACGTGGGTACCGGGATGAGGGCATCGGTGATGATGCATCTTCCGGCTCTCGCCATGACCCAGCAGATTAACCGAATGACCCCTGCCATTAACCAGCTTGGTTTAGTCGTTCGAGGAATTTATGGGGAAGGCAGTGAGGCAGTAGGCAGTATTTTTCAAATATCAAACCAAATAACACTAGGGAAATCTGAAGAAGATATCGTAGAGGATCTCCATAGTGTAGTAAAACAACTGATTGATCAGGAGCGAAGGGCAAGACAAGCATTGATGCATCGCTCAGGCATACAGCTTGAGGATCGAATTTTTCGCTCGTATGGTGTTTTAAAGTATGGTCGAATCATAGAGTCTAAAGAGGCCGCTAAATGTTTATCCGACCTTAGGCTGGGTATTGATCTTGGATTTATCGATCATGTGCCAAAAACCATCCTCAATGAGTTGATGGTACTAACACAACCTGGATTTCTACAGCAGTATGCGAAAGAAACATTGTCCCCGTCCGAGCGAGATATTAGAAGGGCTTCACTCATTCGTGAAAGACTACAATTAGAAAATAAAGAATAA
- a CDS encoding UvrB/UvrC motif-containing protein, with translation MECQRCHNRPATVHLTQLMNGEKTEVHVCEKCAKEKGYMHDHEESFTLNDLLTGLFNYEPKQSFNGQQMDAQQQKEQLKCPTCGLTFQEFARAGKFGCAKCYETFDERLNPILRRVHSENTRHDGKIPRREGGNLHLRRQMDQYKSELVRLIEQEEFEEAAKIRDEIRSLDDQLQQREEGES, from the coding sequence ATGGAATGCCAACGATGCCATAACCGTCCTGCCACCGTTCATTTAACACAGTTAATGAACGGAGAAAAGACCGAAGTCCATGTTTGTGAAAAATGTGCGAAAGAAAAAGGATATATGCATGACCATGAAGAAAGCTTTACATTGAACGATTTATTGACAGGACTATTTAATTACGAACCAAAACAATCCTTTAATGGTCAGCAAATGGATGCTCAGCAGCAAAAAGAACAGCTTAAATGTCCGACATGTGGGTTAACTTTTCAGGAATTTGCCAGAGCTGGAAAGTTTGGTTGTGCAAAATGTTATGAGACATTTGACGAACGACTAAATCCAATTCTCCGCCGTGTGCATAGCGAAAATACACGCCATGATGGAAAGATCCCTAGGCGTGAAGGAGGTAACTTGCATCTTAGGCGTCAAATGGATCAATATAAATCTGAGCTTGTGCGGTTAATCGAACAAGAAGAATTCGAGGAAGCGGCCAAGATTAGAGATGAGATTCGCTCTTTGGATGACCAACTCCAGCAAAGAGAGGAGGGGGAGAGCTAA